One stretch of Halodesulfovibrio sp. MK-HDV DNA includes these proteins:
- a CDS encoding tripartite tricarboxylate transporter permease: MFEHIILGLGNAVAPAAIVATFLGTAMGIAFGALPGLTATMGIALLIPMTFDLAPVVAFGAMLGIYVGGVYGGAITAILVSTPGTAMAAATLMEGPQMTAKGESGKALSMTTIASTIGGLFSALALMLVAPQLAKIALSFGPPEYFALAVFGLSVVSGISSGSMLKGCLAALLGLLLATIGVDPVSGDIRNTFGIPALLTGISFVPALIGFFAVSQVIVRLEEILGGKDLSQMKGAVASAIVSAKEIRDNKVNLLRSSIIGTFVGIIPACGAGIASFIAYNKAKQASKTPEKFGTGHLEGLAATESANNAVTGGALVPLLTLGIPGDVVTAIMLGGLMVQGLTPGPLLFTDHPDVVYGIFFSLIIANIFMLILGMGAVKLFAKLIQIPQGILMPIVIALCVVGSYSINNSEFDVIIMACFGVLGYLMEKTGFPLPPLLLALILSPLVESNFRRAMLMSSNDATIFLTRPISCIILLLAIGMVVQNILNERKRKRNLALANKNKRIA; this comes from the coding sequence ATGTTTGAGCATATCATTCTAGGACTCGGCAATGCTGTTGCACCGGCTGCTATCGTTGCAACGTTCTTAGGAACAGCCATGGGAATCGCCTTTGGAGCTCTTCCCGGTCTTACTGCAACAATGGGCATTGCCCTCCTCATTCCAATGACATTCGATCTGGCTCCAGTTGTTGCCTTTGGCGCCATGCTCGGAATCTATGTTGGTGGAGTATATGGTGGAGCGATAACAGCCATCCTAGTCAGCACACCGGGTACCGCCATGGCCGCTGCAACACTCATGGAAGGGCCGCAAATGACGGCAAAGGGAGAGTCAGGAAAGGCACTCTCCATGACCACGATTGCTTCCACAATCGGCGGTCTGTTCAGTGCGTTAGCCTTAATGCTCGTAGCACCTCAGTTAGCAAAAATCGCATTGTCCTTTGGTCCCCCAGAGTACTTTGCATTGGCTGTATTCGGTCTTTCTGTTGTCTCTGGAATTTCCTCTGGCTCAATGCTCAAAGGTTGTCTTGCTGCCTTGCTTGGCCTGCTCCTTGCCACAATCGGAGTTGATCCGGTTTCGGGAGATATTCGAAACACCTTCGGCATACCGGCCCTGCTTACCGGAATCTCTTTTGTTCCTGCTCTTATTGGCTTTTTTGCTGTCTCACAGGTAATTGTTCGCCTTGAAGAAATTTTGGGTGGAAAAGATTTAAGTCAAATGAAAGGAGCTGTAGCTTCAGCGATTGTCAGTGCTAAAGAGATTCGGGACAATAAAGTAAACTTACTTAGATCGTCTATTATCGGAACCTTTGTAGGAATAATCCCTGCATGCGGAGCGGGTATTGCCTCCTTTATTGCCTACAATAAAGCAAAGCAGGCATCCAAAACTCCTGAAAAATTCGGCACCGGGCACCTTGAAGGTCTGGCAGCAACAGAGTCGGCTAACAATGCTGTAACCGGTGGGGCACTGGTTCCCCTGTTAACATTAGGTATTCCCGGTGATGTTGTTACCGCAATTATGCTTGGCGGTCTTATGGTACAGGGACTTACACCCGGACCGCTTCTTTTCACAGACCACCCTGATGTTGTTTATGGCATTTTCTTTTCTCTTATTATTGCCAATATTTTCATGCTGATTCTTGGAATGGGTGCGGTTAAACTCTTCGCCAAACTTATCCAAATTCCACAAGGCATTTTAATGCCTATAGTTATAGCCCTTTGTGTTGTTGGATCATACTCCATCAACAACTCGGAATTTGACGTCATCATTATGGCTTGCTTCGGGGTCCTTGGTTACTTGATGGAAAAAACGGGATTCCCTCTACCGCCACTCTTGCTAGCACTAATCCTGTCCCCACTCGTTGAATCCAACTTTAGGCGTGCGATGCTTATGTCCAGCAATGACGCAACAATCTTCCTGACACGCCCCATCAGTTGCATCATTCTTCTGTTGGCAATTGGTATGGTTGTTCAAAACATTCTCAATGAACGCAAACGCAAAAGAAATC
- a CDS encoding tripartite tricarboxylate transporter TctB family protein, with product MKNVTDLLSGMTFLALVFFGFSLTASLPKPLPGASFGPASFPNLLLILIAVGACGLIGKALLTKASTANSLYISPQAFCFILLFFAYLVGFLTFGFLIATVPFLIGAQYLFGRRKIVGMCFTAVCGTAGIYTFITLVFKVPLP from the coding sequence ATGAAAAACGTAACTGACCTGCTATCCGGCATGACTTTTCTGGCACTTGTATTCTTCGGTTTTTCGCTCACAGCCAGTCTCCCAAAACCACTCCCCGGAGCTTCTTTCGGCCCGGCTTCTTTTCCCAATCTGCTCTTGATACTTATTGCAGTTGGAGCCTGCGGGCTCATTGGTAAGGCATTGTTAACGAAAGCTTCAACAGCCAATTCACTATACATTTCCCCTCAAGCTTTTTGTTTCATCTTACTGTTCTTTGCTTATCTGGTTGGCTTTCTGACATTCGGATTTCTCATTGCGACGGTTCCATTTCTTATTGGTGCACAATATCTTTTTGGTCGCAGAAAAATAGTCGGGATGTGTTTTACAGCAGTTTGCGGCACAGCCGGCATATATACCTTCATAACCTTGGTCTTCAAGGTGCCTCTTCCTTAA
- a CDS encoding tripartite tricarboxylate transporter substrate binding protein — protein MKTSHIYSLILALCLTFSGLAYAQAGQEAIDNYPNRSVTIINPFSPGGSSDIQARIISEALQRNMGQAFNVISKKGGAGAVAMLAAKNAKPDGYTMILTCLGPCSLTPNRANVGYNTPKDFRAIARISLFPFAVAVLADSGIENFNQLLEYAQRNPNTTFGTCGAGLMQHVLFSDFLSRQPDASMQHIPFNGGAEATSALLGGHVAATVQTASEYLPHYKSGTLRLLAITGDERSPVYPDVPTFKELGYETITGGTWFGFAVPKDTPEGIILKLQNAIKDALNDSEVQSRFEKAAIPARFLSGPELDVIISSEYKSFGKILKSSD, from the coding sequence ATGAAAACGAGCCACATTTACTCGCTTATACTGGCGCTGTGCCTTACCTTCTCCGGACTTGCTTATGCTCAGGCAGGACAAGAGGCCATTGATAACTACCCAAACAGATCGGTAACTATCATTAACCCATTTTCCCCGGGTGGCAGCTCTGACATTCAGGCACGCATCATCTCCGAAGCGTTACAACGCAATATGGGACAGGCGTTTAATGTCATCAGCAAAAAAGGCGGCGCCGGGGCCGTTGCTATGCTGGCAGCTAAAAATGCCAAGCCCGATGGCTACACGATGATTCTCACCTGCTTGGGTCCTTGTAGCCTTACTCCCAACCGGGCAAACGTAGGCTACAATACTCCTAAAGATTTCCGCGCCATTGCACGTATTTCTCTTTTCCCATTTGCTGTCGCAGTACTTGCCGATTCAGGCATAGAAAATTTCAATCAACTCCTTGAATACGCTCAGAGAAATCCCAATACGACTTTTGGGACTTGTGGCGCAGGGTTAATGCAGCATGTGCTCTTCTCCGATTTCCTCTCAAGACAACCTGACGCCTCCATGCAACACATTCCTTTCAACGGTGGCGCAGAAGCAACCAGTGCGCTGCTTGGCGGACACGTTGCTGCCACAGTTCAGACAGCTTCCGAATATCTCCCACACTACAAGTCAGGCACCCTACGCCTGCTTGCTATTACTGGGGATGAACGCTCCCCAGTATACCCAGACGTCCCTACTTTCAAAGAGTTAGGATACGAAACTATCACTGGTGGCACATGGTTTGGCTTTGCCGTTCCTAAAGACACACCAGAAGGCATCATACTTAAACTCCAAAACGCCATAAAAGATGCCTTAAATGATTCTGAAGTACAGAGTCGTTTTGAAAAAGCCGCTATTCCCGCAAGATTCCTAAGCGGTCCAGAGCTAGATGTCATTATTAGTTCTGAATACAAAAGTTTCGGTAAAATTCTAAAAAGTAGCGACTAA